A single region of the Malus sylvestris chromosome 8, drMalSylv7.2, whole genome shotgun sequence genome encodes:
- the LOC126631492 gene encoding uncharacterized protein LOC126631492, which translates to MAADTQQWAVEQPQSRSAFEMSTGSSWDKEQHTRPQFQQQVQQPAAPKAAWEVTIEKLANTTTQEIQNLQATVKNMEKQMGQIALQVSRRAPVQNSRVASQPKTDSRNVEKSANSKDSEQPVNSSENGAENIVADRVYEPPMPYPERLKPKVKDQQLTDFMKTLSKVQINLPLIDAIKNIPSYAKFFKDVCTKKKKLIDFEKRLGQGEIKPTSVILQLADRSVAYPRGIIEDLIIKVDNLYLHIDFVILDMDEDMQTPIILGHPFMATARTLIDVEAGTLTLRVQDQSVVFSLFEATKRPSDVHDCMRVDVLDSLLHAEIMPRLTSDPLLNVLHGFENKNTEDEEVFEYVSALESVPFQPPRWRHVFESLGEPKKLLQPSKVQPPKLELNVLPEHLKYAYLGADSSLPVIIAADLSSTEEDKLLRILRSY; encoded by the exons atggcAGCAGATACACAACAGTGGGCAGTTGAGCAGCCACAATCTAGGTCAGCTTTTGAGATGTCTACTGGTTCTTC GTGGGACAAGGAACAGCACACTAGGCCTCAATTTCAACAGCAGGTACAACAACCTGCTGCACCTAAGGCTGCTTGGGAGGTTACAATTGAAAAATTGGCAAATACTAccactcaagaaattcaaaatctacAGGCAACAGTGAAAAACATGGAAAAACAGATGGGGCAGATTGCTTTGCAGGTTTCTAGAAGGGCACCAG TTCAAAACTCGCGGGTGGCTTCACAGCCAAAAACAGATTCGAGGAATGTTGAAAAATCTGCCAATTCGAAAGATTCAGAACAGCCAGTTAACAGTTCTGAAAATGGTGCAGAAAATATTGTTGCGGATCGCGTGTATGAGCCACCTATGCCTTATCCTGAAAGGTTGAAGCCTAAAGTTAAAGATCAACAATTGACAGATTTTATGAAGACTTTGTCTAAGGTTCAGATTAATCTGCCGTTAATTGATGCCATCAAGAACATTCCGtcttatgccaagttttttaaggatgtttgcacaaagaaaaagaagctcaTTGATTTTGAGAAA agactgggacaaggagaaatcaAGCCTACATCAGTTATTCTACAACTAGCGGACCGTTCAGTTGCTTATCCAAGGGGTATTATTGAAGACCTAATTATTAAAGTGGATAATCTCTACCTTCATATagattttgtaattttggatATGGATGAAGATATGCAAACACCGATTATTTTGGGACATCCCTTTATGGCAACAGCTAGAACGTTAATTGATGTAGAGGCTGGAACACTTACACTTAGAGTGCAAGATCAATCTGTTGTGTTCAGTTTATTTGAAGCTACCAAAAGGCCAAGTGATGTGCATGATTGTATGCGTGTTGATGTGCTTGACAGCTTATTACATGCTGAAATTATGCCACGTTTGACATCTGATCCATTGTTAAATGTGTTACATGGGTTTGAGAATAAAAATACAGAAGATGAAGAGGTTTTTGAGTATGTTTCAGCTTTGGAAAGTGTTCCTTTTCAACCCCCACGTTGGAGGCATGTTTTTGAGAGTTTGGGGGAACCCAAAAAGCTATTGCAGCCTTCCAAGGTACAGCCACCTAAACTGGAGTTAAATGTGCTTCCAGAACACTTGAAATATGCTTATTTGGGTGCAGATTCTTCGTTGCCAGTTATTATTGCTGCTGATTTATCATCAACAGAAGAAGATAAATTGTTGCGCATTTTAAGGAGTTATTAA
- the LOC126633417 gene encoding 12-oxophytodienoate reductase 2-like: protein MSSIHLQHNQKQKQKPSARSRLGLTTDMSAQPAPPTIPLLTPYKLGNFDLSHRIVLAPLTRQRSYNNVPQPHAVLYYSQRTSKGGLLIAEAVEVSDTARGYADMPGIWTREQVEAWKPVVDAVHTKGGVFFCQIWHAGRVSNSGFQPNGQAPISCTDKPLTPQLQSNGIDVAEFTPPRRLETNEIPQIVNDFRLAARKAIEAGFDGVEIHGANGYIIDQFLKDQVNDRTDHYGGSLENRCRFALEIVEAVANEIGADKVGLRLSPFADYMESGDSDPNALGLYMAESLNKYGILYCHVIEPRMKTQGDISESSDSLAPMREAFKGAFIAAGGYEREDGNKAIAEGRADLIAYGRWFLANPDLPKRFELNAPLNRYNRDTFYTSDPVIGYTDYPFLETTV from the exons ATGTCTTCCATTCATTTGCAGCAcaaccaaaagcaaaagcaaaaaccaaGTGCAAGATCAAGATTAGGTCTGACAACGGATATGTCTGCTCAACCAGCACCTCCCACAATTCCTCTCCTTACTCCCTACAAACTGGGAAACTTCGATCTTTCTCATAg GATTGTTTTAGCACCGCTGACTAGACAGAGATCGTACAACAATGTTCCTCAGCCACATGCCGTCTTATATTACTCGCAGAGAACGTCAAAAGGGGGTCTTCTCATAGCTGAAGCTGTCGAAGTTTCGGATACTGCTCGAGG GTACGCGGATATGCCTGGTATTTGGACAAGGGAGCAAGTCGAAGCATGGAAACCTGTTGTTGACGCTGTTCACACTAAGGGCGGTGTCTTCTTCTGTCAGATTTGGCATGCCGGCAGGGTTTCAAATAGCG GTTTCCAGCCCAATGGGCAAGCTCCAATCTCTTGCACTGACAAGCCACTGACCCCCCAGCTACAGTCTAATGGCATTGACGTTGCTGAATTCACGCCTCCAAGGCGATTAGAGACAAATGAAATTCCACAAATTGTGAATGATTTTAGACTTGCTGCACGGAAGGCTATCGAAGCTG GCTTTGACGGGGTTGAAATTCACGGGGCCAACGGCTACATTATTGATCAGTTTCTTAAAGACCAAGTGAACGATCGAACAGACCATTACGGTGGCTCTCTAGAGAATCGTTGTCGATTTGCTCTGGAAATCGTTGAAGCTGTTGCTAATGAGATAGGAGCAGACAAAGTTGGACTTCGATTATCTCCATTTGCCGACTATATGGAGTCAGGGGATTCGGATCCTAACGCATTAGGCCTTTACATGGCGGAATCCTTGAACAAATACGGGATCTTGTACTGCCATGTGATTGAGCCAAGGATGAAGACACAGGGAGATATAAGTGAAAGCTCCGATAGTCTTGCGCCAATGAGAGAAGCATTCAAGGGTGCCTTCATCGCTGCAGGTGGTTACGAAAGGGAAGATGGGAACAAAGCCATTGCCGAGGGCCGTGCAGATCTTATTGCTTATGGTCGTTGGTTCTTGGCTAATCCGGATTTGCCAAAGAGATTTGAGCTTAACGCTCCCCTAAACAGGTACAATCGAGATACGTTCTACACATCTGATCCGGTAATTGGTTACACCGATTATCCATTCCTTGAAACCACGGTTTGA
- the LOC126631493 gene encoding 12-oxophytodienoate reductase 2-like translates to MEKMIEIRRNRDAAQSDSEMGRPEEPRKIVLAPLTRQRLYNNVAQPHAILYYSQRTSNGGLLIAEATAVSSTALGYPNTPGIWTREQVEAWRPIVDAVHAKGGVFFCQIWHAGKVSNTGYQPNGQAPISSTDRPRRLNDIDDAEFTPPRRLRTDEIPHVANDFRLAAKNSIDAGNVYPTLAKILC, encoded by the exons ATGGAGAAAATGATAGAAATCAGACGGAACAGAGACGCAGCTCAATCAGATTCGGAAATGGGAAGACCAGAGGAACCGAGGAA AATTGTTTTGGCACCATTGACCAGACAGAGATTATACAACAATGTTGCTCAACCACATGCTATCTTATATTACTCTCAGAGAACGTCGAACGGGGGTCTTCTGATAGCTGAAGCCACTGCAGTTTCCAGCACAGCTCTAGG GTACCCGAACACACCTGGTATATGGACAAGGGAGCAAGTTGAAGCATGGAGACCCATTGTTGACGCTGTTCATGCCAAAGGTGGCGTTTTCTTCTGCCAGATTTGGCATGCTGGGAAGGTTTCTAATACCG GTTATCAACCAAATGGGCAAGCTCCAATATCTTCTACTGATAGGCCGAGACGATTAAATGACATTGATGATGCCGAATTCACGCCTCCAAGACGATTAAGGACCGATGAAATTCCACACGTTGCCAATGATTTTAGACTTGCTGCAAAGAATTCTATTGACGCTGGTAATGTTTATCCTACGTTGGCTAAAATCTTATGTTGA
- the LOC126633414 gene encoding putative pentatricopeptide repeat-containing protein At1g02420, protein MRLSFSSLPAYTARHSATSVVFLAAVGGWVVGGCINSTLFQRKSNDGIIQVRLLAKPKVPTFSFALSRSLCSESGSSTTAADVEAVYRILSCPAGSKNLKQALKSSGVFLSNDLIDKVLKRVRFSHGNPSQALEFFNYTGNRRGFYHTQFSLDTMLYILGRSRMFDKTWEVLVDIKYKDRNLITPRTVMVVLARIAKVCSVRQTVESFRKFKKLVPEFDTMCFNSLLRTLCQEKSMADARNVYHSLKQNFKPNLQTFNILLSGWKTSEEAEGFFEEMRQMGVKPDVVSYNCLVDVYCKNREVDKAFKIVEEMREQDISPDVITYTSIIGGLGLVGQPDKAGDLLKEMMEYGCYPDAAAYNAAIRNFCIAKRLGDAYGLMDAMASKGLSPNATTYNLFFRVFFWSNDLQSSWSLYGRMMHAGCLPSTQSCMFLIRLFQRQEKVDMALRLWNDMIEKGFGSYILVSDVLFDLLCDLGKLVEAERCFLQMVEKGQKPSSVSFRRIKVLMELANKHEALKNLTEKMAVFGASIHLPENSKSSMNTSRLQSYPI, encoded by the coding sequence ATGAGACTGAGCTTCTCTTCCTTGCCAGCATACACAGCTCGACATTCTGCTACCTCAGTCGTCTTCCTCGCGGCTGTGGGTGGGTGGGTGGTGGGTGGTTGTATCAATTCAACGCTGTTTCAAAGGAAGTCGAACGATGGCATTATTCAGGTACGTCTCCTCGCAAAACCGAAAGTACCCACCTTTAGTTTtgctctctctcgctctctctgcTCTGAAAGCGGCAGCTCAACCACCGCCGCCGACGTCGAGGCTGTTTATCGCATACTCAGTTGCCCCGCTGGTTCCAAAAACTTGAAACAGGCATTGAAATCGAGTGGGGTTTTTCTCTCCAATGATTTGATTGATAAGGTTCTCAAACGGGTTCGGTTCAGCCATGGAAACCCTTCACAGGCTTTGGAGTTTTTCAATTACACCGGCAACAGAAGAGGGTTTTACCACACTCAGTTTTCCTTGGACACAATGCTTTACATTCTAGGACGAAGTCGAATGTTCGACAAAACTTGGGAGGTCTTAGTTGACATTAAGTATAAGGATCGAAATTTGATAACCCCGCGCACTGTAATGGTTGTGTTAGCTAGAATCGCTAAGGTTTGCTCCGTTAGGCAAACCGTTGAGTCTTTTAGGAAGTTCAAGAAGCTCGTGCCTGAATTCGATACAATGTGTTTCAATTCCTTGTTGAGGACTCTTTGTCAGGAGAAGAGTATGGCGGATGCTAGGAATGTGTATCACAGTCTCAAGCAAAATTTTAAGCCCAATTTGCAAACTTTCAATATATTGCTGTCCGGGTGGAAGACATCCGAGGAAGCTGAGGGGTTCTTTGAGGAGATGAGGCAGATGGGTGTGAAACCTGATGTCGTTTCCTACAATTGTTTGGTTGATGTTTATTGTAAGAATAGAGAAGTAGACAAGGCATTTAAGATTGTAGAGGAAATGCGAGAACAGGATATATCACCTGATGTGATCACCTATACTAGTATCATTGGTGGATTGGGGTTGGTTGGTCAGCCCGATAAAGCCGGAGATCTATTGAAGGAAATGATGGAGTATGGGTGCTACCCAGATGCTGCTGCATACAATGCGGCCATTAGGAATTTTTGCATCGCGAAGAGGCTTGGTGATGCTTATGGGTTGATGGATGCAATGGCGAGTAAGGGTTTGAGTCCGAATGCAACTACTTACAATTTGTTCTTCAGGGTTTTCTTCTGGTCAAATGACTTACAAAGCTCTTGGAGTTTGTATGGGAGAATGATGCATGCTGGGTGCTTACCAAGTACACAGTCTTGTATGTTCCTAATCAGGTTGTTTCAGAGACAGGAAAAGGTGGATATGGCATTGCGGCTGTGGAATGATATGATTGAGAAGGGTTTCGGTTCTTATATATTGGTATCTGACGTGCTGTTTGATTTGCTTTGTGATTTGGGAAAACTAGTGGAAGCAGAGAGGTGCTTCTTGCAGATGGTAGAAAAGGGGCAAAAGCCTAGTAGCGTTTCCTTCAGAAGGATCAAGGTGCTTATGGAACTGGCAAACAAGCATGAGGCCCTCAAGAACTTGACCGAGAAAATGGCAGTGTTCGGTGCTTCAATCCATCTTCCTGAGAATTCAAAGAGCTCAATGAATACTTCGCGTTTACAATCATATCCAATATAA